The Chelatococcus sp. HY11 genome includes the window ACGGCGTCGCCCGCCGGCATGCGGAGACGACGCGCAAACTCTTTCCAGGCTATCAGATCGCTTCGATCACGAATGGCGTCCATGTCCATCGATGGACGCATGGCGCCATCGCAACGCTCTTCGAGCAGCAGTTCTCGAATTGGGCGCATGAGCCCGAAGTCCTCGCCTTCGCCGACCAGGTAGACAACGGTGCGCTCTGGGCGGCGCACGAAAACGCCAAGCGCGATCTCTTGGCGGGCATCGCCCAGGCGACGGGTAAACAGCTGCGTGCCGATCTGCCGTTGATCGGCTATGCGCGGCGCATGACCGCCTACAAGCGCCCGGAGATGATCTTCTCCGACCTGGACCGGTTGCGCGAGATAGCGAAAGACCGTCCGTTTCAGATCGTGCTGGCCGGCCTCGCGCATCCAGGCGACGGCGGCGGGCAAGAGGCGATCCGCGCGCTTGGTGCGCATATCGAGACGCTGGACGGTGTGGTCCCGGCAGTGTTCGTGCCGGGCTACAATCTCGACATCGCGGCGGCGCTGGTCGCTGGTTGCGATGTCTGGCTGAATACGCCGCTGCCGCCGCTCGAGGCCTCCGGCACCAGCGGGATGAAGGCCGCGCTCAACGGCGTCCTCAATCTCAGCGTCCTTGATGGCTGGTGGATCGAGGGTTGCGTCGACGGCGTGACAGGCTGGTCGATCCCCAGCAATGGCGCCCACGCGAATGACGCGGTCGCTCTGTACGACAAGCTCAGGGACGTGGTGCTTCCGCTTTACGACGGTGATCGCGGCCATTGGATCTGGATGATGAAGCAGGCGATCAGCAAGATCGGCCCGTCCTTCAACTCTCATCGGATGATTCGGCGCTACGTCACCGAAGCCTACTTGCGTTGACGGGGAGACGGACGATGCGCGTGCGGGATGTGATGTCGACCCGGTTGGTCACGATCAGCCCCGAGCACAGCGTCTGGCACGCCGCGCAGATCATGCTCAGTGAACATGTGAGTGGCCTTCCGGTGCTGGATGACGCCCGGGCCCTGGTCGGCCTGATTACCGAAGGCGACCTGCTGCGGCGCTCCGAGCTTGGAACGCCCCTCGCAGACGGGGGCGTGGAAGCGCGCGCCCGCGCCTATGTCCGAAGCCGGAGCTGGAAGGTCGGCGCGCTCATGTCGTCGCCGCTCCTGACGATCGAGGAGGATGAGCCGCTGTCGCAGGTGGCGCAGCTGCTCGGCGCTCATCGGATCAAACGGCTGCCGGTGCTGCGCGGCGCACGACTGGTGGGCATCGTCAGCCGGGCAGACCTGCTCAAGGTCATTTCGGCCGGCGGTCCCGACGCCGAGGTCAAGGGTGATGCGGCCGTATTGCGGGCGTTGCGGGCACGGCTCGAGGAGGCTGGCACCGTGCTGGACCGGCAGCCGGAGCTCCATGTCACGGCCGGCCGGGTGCACGTAACCGGCGCCATGCGCTCCCAGGAGGAGATCGAAGTCGTGCGGATGGTGGTCGACAGCGTGGTGGGATCGGGATTTAAGGATGATTTGACAGTCGAGAAGGAGCCTGGATGAGGGTTGTTCTGTTCGAGGCGGAGGACTGGGAGAAGAAAGCCTGCGCTAGATTGATGCGTCAGCACGACGTCCGTTGCACGACAGTTCCGCTCAACATCACTACGGTCGGCGAGTTCAAGGACGCGGAGGTGATCAGTCCTTTCGTGGCCTCCCGCCTCGATGCGGGCATCATCCATCGACTGCCCGAGCTGAAGCTCATCGCAACCCGTTCGGCGGGATACGACCATATCGACCTGGCCGCCTGCCGGCAGCACGGCGTCGCCATTGCCAACGTGCCGGATTACGGGGATGCGACAGTCGCCGAACATGCCTTCGCTCTGCTGTTAGCGCTGGCGCGCAACATCGTTGAGAGCGTCGCGCTCACGCGACGCGGCGGCTTCTCAATGGCCGGCACGCGCGGCCTCGAATTGCGTGACAAGGTCATCGCGGTTGTCGGGACAGGGCGCATCGGGCGCCGCACGATCGAGATCGCGCGCGGCTTCGGCATGCGTGTCGTCGCATTCGATCAAATCCAGGACGCTGCCGCGGCGACACGGTGGGGATTCACCTATGGCCCCCTCGACGCAGTCCTGGCGCAGGCCGATGTGGTGACGCTGCATGTGCCGTCATCGTCCACGACGGCGGGGTTGATCGGCGCACGGCAGTTCGAGGCCATGAAGGAGGGGGCCATCCTCATCAACACGGCGCGCGGCAATGTGGTCGACACAGAGGCGCTGGTGCGGGCGCTGGCAAGCGGCAAGTTGCGCGCGGCCGGTCTCGACGTGCTGCCGCAGGAGCCGCTGATCCGCGAGGAGGCCGAGATCTTCCGCCAGGACATGACGGTCGACGCGGTTGATCTCAAGGCGCTTGTCGCCAACCACGTGCTGCTGCGCTTTCCGAACGTTCTGGTCACGCCGCACAACGCTTACAACACCGACGCGGCGCTGCGACGTATCATCGACACCACCCTTGCCAACGTCGAAGGCTTTGCGGCCGGTCGCCCGGTCAATCTCGTCGGGGTAGCCTGAGATGTGCCTGTCTGCACAGGTCAGTCTGGGCGCCGCCGCCATCCTCATCCCGGCCGGCGCGGTTGCCGGCGCGTCGGCATGGCGGCAGGATCGCCGCTATGTGATGATCGCTACACTGCCATTTCTTTTCGGCCTGCAGCAATTGGTGGAGGGAATTGTCTGGATCGAGGGCCGTGCTGGCAACCTGCATCACGTCGCCCAATATTCCCTGCTTTATATGTTCTTCACCTGGATTGCCTGGCCGATCTGGGTACCTCTGTCGGCCTACAGCCTGGAGAGCGGTGGGCGCCGGAACCTCATCCTTTTGTTCGTCATCGCGGGCTCAATGCTGGGCGGCCTGCAGTTCATCCCATACTTTGTCCACGACGGCTGGCTGACGACGACGTACCTGCGCTGGGCGGTCCGCTACCAGGACGTCAATCTGCTTGACGGGCTTGTCTCGCGGGTTGTGACCTATGCGATCTACGTCACCGTCATCATCGTGCCGTTCCTCCTGGTGCGCGACTGGGGGATCAAGATTTTCGGCCTGCTCGTCGCCGGCGTCCTCGTCGTCACCTATGTGTTCTTCTCCTACGCCTATATCTCGGTGTTCTGCTTTGGGGGCGCCGTCATTTCCGCCTATTTGCTGGCGATGATCTGGCATAGACGCCACATATCATCGCGCTGATCCGACGTGCCGGTCCGGCGTGACGACGCACATCGTAGCGGGGCGACAAGCCGGGTGCGTGCTCCCGCGCTCGTCGTTCAAGCTGCCATCGTTCTTTGACCGAACTGCTCGACGGGCGAGGCTCAGTCGTCGAAGGCGACGGACCGGGCGAGCTGCTCTTGGGATTGCAGGAAGGCCAGTCGCGATTGCCACGCATTTTGAACCACCTCATAGGCGTCGCCGCCCAGGGTCACACGCACGGGAGGTCGTTCGCTCGTTGCGATCTCGAAGATGGCCTGGGCGATCTTCTGCGGATCGAGCGTGTAGAGTTCATCGCCGGCGCTCTCGAAGAGACTGCGCATGGCGCCGGCGGGAGTGTCGCGATAGGCGGCGATCGCCGAAGCGAACTTCAGATTGCCCCCGAAGCTGCTGCGTACGCCGCCCGGTTCAATCAGCGTGACGAAGACGTCGAACGGCTCGAGTTCCTGCCGCAGGCATTCGCTGAAGCCCTCCAGCCCCCATTTGGCGGCATGATACATACTGCTGGTAGGAAGAGAGCCTTGGCCGCTGGCGCTCGAGATTTGGATGATCCGACCACTGCGGCGTTCGCGCATGGCGGGAATGAACGCGCGAGTGATGTGGACGGGTGCCATCAGGTTGAGCGCGATCTGCTCCTCGATGTCCGCGTCCGACATCTCCTCGGTCGCGCCAATAACGCCGCCGCCCGCGTTGTTGACCACGATGTCCACGGGTCGCCGAGCTTGCGCCCGGGCGACGACCGGCGCGATGTCGCCGGTAACAGTGACGTCGAGTTTTTCGACCACCAGTCGTTCGCCATATCTCTCGGTCAGATCGCTCATGCTTTCCGGTTTGCGAACCGCGGCTGTCAACACGTCGCCGGCAGCCAGGATGGACGAAGCTATGATCCGCGCCGTTGTCAGTCGGTTCTACGCGCTGGCACGGGTAGACGATATCATCGGACCGGTGTTCCGGAATGCCGTTGCGGATGAGCAGTGGCAGGCACATCTGGATACCATTACGGATTTCTGGAGCTCGATGCTGCTTGGTAGCGGGCGCTATCATGGCCGGCCAATGCCAAAGCATCTTGCGTTGACGGAACTGGGCGATGTGCATTTCCAGCGTTGGCTGGCGCTTTTTCGCTTCACCGTGACCGAACTGTGCCCGCCCGACATCGCGGCGCTTTTTATCGAGCGGTCGGAGCGGGTTGGAAACTCATTCCGCCTCAACGTCCACATGCATCGCGGGCAAAATCTGGTGCATCTCAAACCGCTGGAACGGAAAGATTATCGACCGCCTCACGCCGGTGGAACAAATTAACGATGTCACGCCCTGCCTGCTCGAGGGCCGGGCGCAACGCGCCCTCGAACTCCGCCTTCGCCTCTGCCGCGGAGAATGGCCGGGCACGTTCGCGCAGGTCGCGCAGTTGCTTGAGATAGTCCGGGACAGGTCAGGGCGCATGCCGTGGGCCTGACCGATCCCGATGAAGGTTCCGCCGAGATCATCGAACGTCTGGCGCAGGGCGAACCGGCAAGGCCGAGGCGCGGTGACGCCGCGGCGCCGCTCGGCGAGATAACGCGGCGTCAATGAGATTGCGGCGGCGACGATGTTGAAGAGCCGGGAGCTCACACGCTTTGGCCGCGGCTATCGGCCGACGCCGCGCATCGCGTCAGAAGAACCGCTGCCGGATGCCGAGCGAGGCGTTCGTCAGCGCGATCGAAGACGCGGCATCCGATGCGAGGCCGGTCAGAGCGCGGACCGCATCGATCGTCTCGGGAATGACGATCGCCTGGTTGTCGACCATGTAGGCGTAAAACAGCTCGTCGCCTTTCGTGCGCAGCATGTCTTCCCAGAGCGCCACCTCGTAGAGATTGTCGTGCGGCCGGCCGAGGTCGGCCATCAGCTCCTTCACGGTATTGATCGCGGTGAGCCCGTCCGTGGTTCGGATCAGGGCGATCCGCGACGAAGCACGGAAAGCGTCGAGGACCTCCTCTTTTTCGGCCGCGCGGGTCAACTGGACGGACCAGTAGTGGAGATGCGCCAACGTCTCGGGAACCTTGACGGCCATGGTCACCACATCGAGGTCGGGATCGACGCTCTGGGCATCGGGTCCCTGATGACTCGGGATCTCGGGCTCGGGCACGAGCGTGTTCATGATCCCGCCTTTATGGCTCTCCCACGGATCGGTAGCGCGCCTCAGCAGTGTGCCGCGCGCGTGTTTCAGGAGGCCGGCGCGCTTCAGGGCGGAAAGCGTGCGGACGATGGAGGTCGTATTGCAGGACACGACGCGCGTCGATTGGCGGCCGATCGCGCTTGCAAAGGAGCTTTCTGCGACGAAAGAGTGTCCGGTCACGGCGTGTTTCTCGCCGCCATGGACGATGAACTTGATGCCTTGGGCGCGGTACCGTTCGACGTTGGTCGCGGCGACGCGCTTGGGCGTGCAGTCGACCACGATGTCCGCCGTCTGGAGCAGCGCATCGAGCGTGCCGGCGACCGGCAAGCCGGCGTCCCTCATCGGGCCAACCGTCTCATCGGAGGCCGCGTAGAACGGGATCGCCTTCTGTTCTAGCGAGCGCAGACGCCAGTCGCTGGCAATATCAGACACCCCGACGAGCTCCATGTCATCCTGGACGCGTACGGCGTCGACCACGCGCTTGCCGATTACGCCGAAGCCGTTCACCGCGACGCGGACGGGATTGCGCTGTGTCATTGCGGATATCCTTCGACAAGTTACGGAGATCACGTCGCCGCAGCTTGGTTGGGGCCTTGGCGGGAGCGTGCCACCTGATTGCCAGCGTCCGGCGCGCTTAACTTTGATCAAGGTTAAGGTTGCGGCAGGTCGCCCATGCCGCGGGCTGCGCGCTCGCGCCAGGGCGGCAGCGCCGAAAAGAAGCCCGGATCGGGTTGCAGGCGAGCCGACGGCCCTGATGCCGACGAGGGCGCCGGCATCAGGTATCGCGGTCTAGCCGAGATCCTCGTAAGTCACGTATGCCATCATGCCGGTCGCCATGTGGTACAGGTGATGGCAATGCAACGGCCATGTGCCGGGATTGTTGGCGTCGAAGACGATCGTCATCGAGTCGCCTGGCGGCACCAGGACCGTATCGCGGACTGCGCCCGCGCGCTTGGCACCGTTAATGGCGATCACCTGGAAATGGTGGCCGTGCAGATGCATAGGATGCGACATCATCGAGGCATTGCGCATGGTGATCTCGATGCGCTGGCGCCGGCGCGCGCGCAGCTCATCGCCGCCCTCGATAGACCAGGCGTAGCCTAGCATCTGGCCTGTGAGCGTGAGGGTGAACCGGCGATCCGCCGGCTTCGCGTCGAGGGGATTGCGCGCGCGTAGCCGCTGTTCGAGCTCAGACCCGACGATCGGCCCGGCAGCGTCGCCGGTACTGGCAAGTCGTTTCACCGTAGACCCGGACGTGGCCAGGATCACCCCTGTTCGTTCTACCGCGCCCTCGCGTAGCGCAAGGACGGGATAGGCGCCTTCTCCCGGCGGCAGCGACAGGGCGATGTCGAGGCGTTGGCCCATGCTGACCGGGAAGATCGAGGCGGAGATCGGCAGGACGTCCTGACCGTCGACTGCGAGCAGTGTGCCCTTGAGCGCGCCGGTGTCGATCGTGAAACCCGTCGCGGTTGCGCCATTGATGATACGCAGGCGCACGCGGCCGCTCCTTTCAACGCGCACGATCTCGGGGTCGTCGAGCGTCCGATCGTTGGCGAGATAGGCGTCGTAGTCGATGTCGTTGAGGTCCATCGCGGCCATTTGCATGCCGGGCATCCCCGCCATCGGCATCTTGCCCATGTCGCCATGTCCCATACCGGAATGGTTCATCATCGGCATGCCGGCCATGCCGGCTGATCCTTTCGCTGCGCCATGACCCCTGCCTTGCTTTAACCGCGCGAGCAGTTCCTCGACCGGCGTGAAGGAAAAATCATGCA containing:
- a CDS encoding DUF6629 family protein; translated protein: MCLSAQVSLGAAAILIPAGAVAGASAWRQDRRYVMIATLPFLFGLQQLVEGIVWIEGRAGNLHHVAQYSLLYMFFTWIAWPIWVPLSAYSLESGGRRNLILLFVIAGSMLGGLQFIPYFVHDGWLTTTYLRWAVRYQDVNLLDGLVSRVVTYAIYVTVIIVPFLLVRDWGIKIFGLLVAGVLVVTYVFFSYAYISVFCFGGAVISAYLLAMIWHRRHISSR
- a CDS encoding SDR family NAD(P)-dependent oxidoreductase, with the translated sequence MTTARIIASSILAAGDVLTAAVRKPESMSDLTERYGERLVVEKLDVTVTGDIAPVVARAQARRPVDIVVNNAGGGVIGATEEMSDADIEEQIALNLMAPVHITRAFIPAMRERRSGRIIQISSASGQGSLPTSSMYHAAKWGLEGFSECLRQELEPFDVFVTLIEPGGVRSSFGGNLKFASAIAAYRDTPAGAMRSLFESAGDELYTLDPQKIAQAIFEIATSERPPVRVTLGGDAYEVVQNAWQSRLAFLQSQEQLARSVAFDD
- a CDS encoding multicopper oxidase domain-containing protein, translated to MNRRRFLHSVMSGAAALGAATLARPALGGAQTPGAPSPVKLAAASRSIEVKGRAARVFGLLQPNGVPGLTLDAEAVFDVELSNQLDQPTLVHWHGLTPPWESDGVPDNPQPLLKPASSHRYTFPVGEGGTHWMHAHTLQEQNLLAAPLIVRRAADRARDEQEVVILLHDFSFTPVEELLARLKQGRGHGAAKGSAGMAGMPMMNHSGMGHGDMGKMPMAGMPGMQMAAMDLNDIDYDAYLANDRTLDDPEIVRVERSGRVRLRIINGATATGFTIDTGALKGTLLAVDGQDVLPISASIFPVSMGQRLDIALSLPPGEGAYPVLALREGAVERTGVILATSGSTVKRLASTGDAAGPIVGSELEQRLRARNPLDAKPADRRFTLTLTGQMLGYAWSIEGGDELRARRRQRIEITMRNASMMSHPMHLHGHHFQVIAINGAKRAGAVRDTVLVPPGDSMTIVFDANNPGTWPLHCHHLYHMATGMMAYVTYEDLG
- a CDS encoding group III truncated hemoglobin, which codes for MIRAVVSRFYALARVDDIIGPVFRNAVADEQWQAHLDTITDFWSSMLLGSGRYHGRPMPKHLALTELGDVHFQRWLALFRFTVTELCPPDIAALFIERSERVGNSFRLNVHMHRGQNLVHLKPLERKDYRPPHAGGTN
- the glgP gene encoding alpha-glucan family phosphorylase, encoding MDFLDRSIRRTRFAYFSMEIALRAEMHTYSGGLGVLAGDSARSAADLDLPMVFVTLVSRQGYVRQAIDDRHGQISKPDPWAPQDFATALPQMIAVSIEGRAVWVRPWLYGLECPLGHIVPVVLLDTDLEQNAVEDRRITDTLYGGDQAYRLKQEIVLGIGGQSVLRALGFRIDKYHLNEGHAALLTLPLLRETQRPDADGSSDPVRGYDIAAVRERCVFTTHTPVEAGFDKFDYDLVDRVLGDYIERDVLTHLAGIDHLNMTRLALNLSGYVNGVARRHAETTRKLFPGYQIASITNGVHVHRWTHGAIATLFEQQFSNWAHEPEVLAFADQVDNGALWAAHENAKRDLLAGIAQATGKQLRADLPLIGYARRMTAYKRPEMIFSDLDRLREIAKDRPFQIVLAGLAHPGDGGGQEAIRALGAHIETLDGVVPAVFVPGYNLDIAAALVAGCDVWLNTPLPPLEASGTSGMKAALNGVLNLSVLDGWWIEGCVDGVTGWSIPSNGAHANDAVALYDKLRDVVLPLYDGDRGHWIWMMKQAISKIGPSFNSHRMIRRYVTEAYLR
- a CDS encoding CBS domain-containing protein, with amino-acid sequence MRVRDVMSTRLVTISPEHSVWHAAQIMLSEHVSGLPVLDDARALVGLITEGDLLRRSELGTPLADGGVEARARAYVRSRSWKVGALMSSPLLTIEEDEPLSQVAQLLGAHRIKRLPVLRGARLVGIVSRADLLKVISAGGPDAEVKGDAAVLRALRARLEEAGTVLDRQPELHVTAGRVHVTGAMRSQEEIEVVRMVVDSVVGSGFKDDLTVEKEPG
- a CDS encoding hydroxyacid dehydrogenase codes for the protein MRVVLFEAEDWEKKACARLMRQHDVRCTTVPLNITTVGEFKDAEVISPFVASRLDAGIIHRLPELKLIATRSAGYDHIDLAACRQHGVAIANVPDYGDATVAEHAFALLLALARNIVESVALTRRGGFSMAGTRGLELRDKVIAVVGTGRIGRRTIEIARGFGMRVVAFDQIQDAAAATRWGFTYGPLDAVLAQADVVTLHVPSSSTTAGLIGARQFEAMKEGAILINTARGNVVDTEALVRALASGKLRAAGLDVLPQEPLIREEAEIFRQDMTVDAVDLKALVANHVLLRFPNVLVTPHNAYNTDAALRRIIDTTLANVEGFAAGRPVNLVGVA
- a CDS encoding type II glyceraldehyde-3-phosphate dehydrogenase, which codes for MTQRNPVRVAVNGFGVIGKRVVDAVRVQDDMELVGVSDIASDWRLRSLEQKAIPFYAASDETVGPMRDAGLPVAGTLDALLQTADIVVDCTPKRVAATNVERYRAQGIKFIVHGGEKHAVTGHSFVAESSFASAIGRQSTRVVSCNTTSIVRTLSALKRAGLLKHARGTLLRRATDPWESHKGGIMNTLVPEPEIPSHQGPDAQSVDPDLDVVTMAVKVPETLAHLHYWSVQLTRAAEKEEVLDAFRASSRIALIRTTDGLTAINTVKELMADLGRPHDNLYEVALWEDMLRTKGDELFYAYMVDNQAIVIPETIDAVRALTGLASDAASSIALTNASLGIRQRFF